Sequence from the Scyliorhinus torazame isolate Kashiwa2021f chromosome 3, sScyTor2.1, whole genome shotgun sequence genome:
TGACaacaccaaacccccccactccatcccgaACCTGAACAATCTTCCGAAGGCCGCCTGCCGTCTGAGCTGGTCTGCCAACAAATGACTGGCCTGCTGTCCATTCTCATTCACTTCCCCCTTTGCCTGCCTCATCAGGCGTATCACTTTCCCCCTGTGGACAAAAGATCAAAATTTGTCTGCAGCTCCTTCCTGCTAACAAAGAACTCTGGTGCGAGATGCTGTGTGTACTTCCTGTCCACTTCTGAAATGTCATCCTCCAACTGCTGCCGTTCCTCCCGAGCCTGCCCATCAACTGCTGCCTTATACAAGATAATCTCACTATGCACCACCACTTTAAACGCCTCCTGTACCACCGAAGGCGCGACCTCCCGTTGTTAATTTAATATAACATAATTGTCTATGACCTCTGCCATCCTCCAGAAACCCAAATCCGCCCGTGACCCTACTTCCATCCGCCACGCCGGCCTCTGTGCCGGCTCCCTttccaagaccacatccaccaaGTGCAGTGTATGATCTGAAATAACAGTTGCCAAGTATTCATTTTCCCCACCCCTAGCAGCAACCACTTCCCCATGACAAAGAAATCGATCCTCAATTACGCATTGAAGATAAAAAAAGAATACtccctaatgggccgaatggcctccttctgtatgttctataaaaaaaataataatcccgGGTGCTGAAACCACCACgggtctgctccccccccccaccccccccccaccaatattgCTACCCCCTGGGCCCTGCTATTAAAGGTCGAGTGGAACATCTGACTCGCTCAACCCTTCCGAAGCCATACGTGATCCTTCACCTtaagatgggtctcctgcagcagcacATCGGCTCAAGCTCCAAAATGCAAAAAGACCCTTGCCCTCTTCACCAGACCATCCAATCCCCATACATTCCATGTCACCATtcagaacccccccccactcctcgaaTGCCAAAACTcctccgccttccccccccccccacccccgtacccAAAGACCTTCCCACACAGTGATACACAAATCAAGCATTGAGCAAAAACAACCAAACATGTTAAAAGCACTCAAAAGAAAAACAGATGGAAAACACAACACAATATCCCAATGTCCCCAAATTAATCCAACCCAACCCATAACTTCAGACAACTTAATTGATCtcagttcagtcccagtccttcagccttcatgaACGTCTGATGCGATATCAAAGAAATGGTCCTTGCAGTTGTACGTGACACTCAGCCAGATCCTCCACCCTTGCCTTCAGTCCTTTATTGTTATCCTCCACCCTCGACAGTTCCCAGTGAGGCATTCCAGTCGCAATGCCACGATAGTGCTTCCttcacccccttcagcacctcaccacactcccacaccgacccggtcatctttccaagagcctcctttattGGTGCAAGAGCATCCTCCATTGACTGTTTAAGAGTCcccatcatctccttcccatgcCGCTCTAAGTGCTTGGCAAATTGCTGCTAGAATTCTGCCGCCATTGTCCATGCCAATGTAATCGACCTTGGGCGCAGCCCCACCCGACAATCTTGCacctgccatctttcctctctcagAACTTCAAACCCAGCTCAAGACCACTGGCTTCAGTAATGCTTGTTTCCTTACTTCCCATTATTTTTCATTTTAGATTTTGGCACCCTCTGCTGCCCACAATGTTATTGGGAACAACCTTTCATCTAAGTCCCCTCAAAAAAAACCAGTGAAAAGGGCTAAAACTGAGAACTCTAGCGTGAGCCTTCCAACATGCGACCTCCACCTCCAAATCGACACCGGAAATCTCGACTAGCTCGCCGAGTTGGCAGATGAATTAAAAATAGAAGTACCAGCTAAAGCTAGGAGGGTACAGATAACTAAAGCaattgctcaacatttaaatttgaaagagatgccAGAAACACAGCCTGGGTCATGGCAATAATCAGTAGAATTAACGAATGCTTCAAAAAAGAAAAACAgatggagatggaaatgaggagggtagaattagagagagaggaaaaagcaaaagaggaGGGGAGCTGCCAGGAACTAGAAGAGAGCTTAATCTTAGAACGGAACCCAGTGGcgatgtttaaatttatacagatCCTACTAAAATTCAAAGAggaggaggtagaaacctttttcaggCATTTAAGAAAACAGCAACTCAAAAAGTAGACATTACCCATTCAAAGTAAATTGACGGGGCAGGCACAGCaggtttatgcttccctgtcagacgGCGTGTCTATAAATTATGAAGAAGTAAAAAAAGCTATTGtgggtgcatatgaattggttcctgaAGCATTTGACAAAAGTTTCGGAATCTTAAGGAGACAGCCAAAAAAGAATGCTGAATTCAACAAGGTTAAGCAGAGCAATTTTGATAGATGGTAACGAGCATTGGGAGGTGAAACTACCTACAAGGttctgagagaggtcattctcttagaaGAATTAAAGAATTCCCTAccttataatcatagaatccctacagtgcagaaggaggccattctgctcatcgagtctgcacagaccttcCAAAAGAGCGCCCTATCTCGGccctgtatccccacctaaccttttggacactaaggggcaatgtcgcacggccaatccacctaacctgcacatctttggactgtgggaggaaacccacgcagacacggggcgaatgtgcaaaccccacacagtcacccgaggtcggaattgaacccggagccctgacactgtgaggcagcagtgttaagcactGAGCCACCTTCtgtgataagaacccatgttgaagaccaaagggtGATGACTGCCAGGcaggcagcaattatggctgacgatGATGCACTAATCCATAAATTATCCCCGTACAGACAGTTGGCGGCCATGATGGgtggtccctggacaaagggaaaccccggagtgcaggcgcCCAGCCTCATGGCGAGAATGGTGACCACTTCTATTTTGGAtggtcccctaacaaagggaaatcccggagtgcaggggcacatccaccaggtaagtatgctgGATCCCGCAGGAAGTGGGGGACAGAACCCCCTCACCAGGATTATCACATGGAACGTAAGAAGATTTAACagctcagtgaaaagatccagagtctttgcccacctaaAAAGTATGAatgccaacatagtcttcctccaggagacgcacctgagggagaagaaccgactgcgggtaaggaagggctgggtgggacagacctattattcctgctacgggacgaggggaAGGGGGTAACTATTTTGATAAGCAAGAGGATGGTGTTCACGGCGACTAAGAAGGTTACAGACCAAGGGGGATTGTAGGTCATGATGAgtggtgtcctggacggggcagcagtagtcctggtaaacgtgtacgcGCTCAACTGGGACGTCAcagaatttgtaaaaaaaaaaaagaccatggcggaaatcaccGTCATAGATACGCACCGGCTGGACTGATTATGaggcggtgggggggagagaaagatacTTTACCTGTGCACAGGACAGGACtgtgacagacagatcaaaccccagaacggggaaaattacaggcatggctagggaactggggacattcatggagcagataggggcagTGGATCCCATTGCAGTTCCTGCACCCCAGTGAGGTGGAATTTCCATTCTCACCAGTACATAAGGTCTACACCCgccatcgacttctttgtagtggggaaatcggtgcttccaaaaACAGTCAGtgcggaatactccacgatcaaaatctccgaccacgctccacattacatgggtgTGAGTTTGGAGACGAGCTGTGCCCAAtgtcccacatggaggctggacacagacctcttttgccagaaaacatcacaggtcaTAGGTGAGTACGTTACTAACAACCAGAAcgaggaagtctcaccttccacgttctgcgaggcactgaaggctgtgattagggatTAAATTATAGCCTACAAGACACGCAGAGATAGGGAaaagagggcggctaggcaacaactgatcgaccccATACTGGAGGTCAACAGAAGATATTCCGAGGCTccgaccatagagcttctggcagagaggaaaaagttacaaatggacTTAGCCAGGCACGGGGGATCTTTTATGAACACAGAGAGAAGGCtatctgcctgctggctcaccagctgagtaaGCAGGCAGCCACATGGGAAATGGCCCAGGTAAAGGACAGTagaggcggactggtagccgaaccaaaaaaggtcaacaaagcgttcgaggccttctaccggggactgtacgcctccgCGCCCCCtgtctgtcggggggggggggaagacaacaGACTgggagagctggaagcaccaatagaactgGAGAGGTCAAGAAGAGCATCAATtccttgcaggcggggaaggcgccgggacccgatgGTTTCCTGGCGGACATATCGCACCTGCTCTcaccccgcacctgtgggagatgtttgcagactcgctagGGAGCGCCATCCTGCCTGCAATGCTAACTCAGGCCACCAAATCATTGATacccaaaaagacaaagacccaacagaatgccgaTCATAcaaacccatttcgctgctcaatgtggatgcgaaaatattCGCAAAAGCCCTGGCCAAGAGATTGAGAACAAgagatggtcgcagaggaccagataggctttattaagggtagacagctaactgcgaacatcagacggccgctgaatgtgatactgaccccatctgggaagagaacaccagattgctgtgcggagtctgcacattctccccgtgtctgcgtgggtttcctcccacaagtccagaaaagacgtgcttgttgggtgaattggacattctgaattctcccttagtgtacccgaacaggcaccgtagtgtggcgacttgaggattttcacagttacttcattgtagtgttcagcctatttgtgacacgaataaagataaaggtgatcgtctccctggatgcagaaaaggcctttgacaaagtagaagtacctcattgaggtactagagcggtttgggctggggacagggttcacctcatggtgaaactcctgtacaacgcccccgaGGCCAGCATTCGGACCAACACcaacagctctgaatacttccagttgcacagaggcaccaggcagagatgcctgctgtccccgctcctgttagCCCTGGCAATTGAGTCACTGGCAATTGCCCTGCAAGATGCatgaagctggaagggaatccgaagaaGAGGCAGAGATCACAGAATCTCACTCTAtgaggatgatctgctcctctacatcttggacccacAAAGCGGCATGAATGAAATCACAAAGTTTCTGGGAGAGTTTACATAGGGGACAGATTAGCAATCTTAgaagagctgacggagagactggacctaCCGAACGGACAATTAATTGCAAATTAAAAACTTTCTCAGCAAGGAGACAAGGTACCCTAAGGCCCCGCGAGGTACGATGTTGGAGGAATTACTGGACGCGGACAGTCTGGGAAAGGGGAACTGTGGGGTCATGTACGGATGACTATTAGAAAGGATACGCTCCCCACTGGACGGaacaagggagaaatgggaggaagagttagggacggagatagggtgggggactctggagcgaagcattgaacagggccaactcctccTGCGTAAGGATAagactcatgcagtttaaagtggtgcacagagcacacctgactagaacccgaatgagctcttcccggaggtggaggacaaatgtgaacggtaccagggaggcctggccaaccatgcccacatgttctaagcctgccccagacttgctgggttcttgagagccttctttgaggcaatgtccaagattgtggggtgagggtggaaccGTGCCCGGGAATGGCAGTGttcggggtattggaccagccagaacttcatgtGGAGATGAgggctgacgcccttgcctttgcttccctaattgtCCCCCGgacaatcctgctcggctggcgatcagcagcaccacgcacagctgcagactggctggcagacctattggaatttctccatctggagcagatcaagtacaccatctgaAGGCGGGAAGATGACTTCCACAAAGCataggggccattcatcagccgttCCAATACCTATTCGAAGCCAACAACTGATAGAACGGGGGCGGGGCACAGGAGCCACCAGGGCCACTGAAAGCAGAcaggaaagaggggggaggggaagaggagaaaCCAGAGGAAACACCAAGAGGGAGCCCATGGGGATCAGAGGGCCCAACACAAGCCACAAGAAAAAGACAAACACCAAACAAACCACCTAGTGAAAGAAAGGGCCTAGGATTAGATCTCAAAATagcagaagaggggaggggggggggggggggggtggtggtgctgaGGGGGCACCGAAAAGGTGCATATAAACTGTTACCGTCTCATCCTTTTCTTTGTGTGTAGTGTAAAAATACAAACTTTAAtgacaatatatattttttaataaaaagtaattgtgtttaaatttaataCCTGGTggttgtaattattgggcagtcaagggccaaagactttgggtacttttctaagaattattggttaattcaattgtgttgcgactccaggtcaagggggggactggaattgaccacaccCTAGCCCAGGGTATCGGAACAAGGGGTGGATTTTAAGAAGCAGCTTAAAGGTGGAAAGTAGAGAGATTTTAGCAAAGGAATTCCAGAGCATGGGGAGTGAATGGCTGGAGACCATGGGTGGTTGGGCagtgggaaaagaaaaagaaatcagtGACAGGGGCTGTAGTCCACTAAATTAATTGTTTTGTGACAGGAAAGGATTAAACGGACTGAAATTAAGGAAAGGATCATTCTTTAATACTGCGATTGAAGGTGTTTTTTTCTTGCTTATATTCATCGTTAATGGTGGAACTCCTCTCCCTATTTTGTTagcaaatcaaataaactgagggacaaaaaaTAGGGGGCAGCCTCTTAAAGGATACTGCCTGAAACACAaagcaaatcacaaatgaaacttgaaAGATCAAATCAAAACATGATTAAGGGGGTCGATAAGGCACCCTAGTCCCCATGATGTCCACCGGGAATGGAATGCCTCCTCGGTGCCGGTGGACTCCACATGCTTCCTCCCCAAGGACACCCAGCTATGAATGTAACTGCAGTAGAGGAGCAAACAATTGAGCTGGGTGACCCCCTCTATTGCCCATTGCCTTGAACTATTCATTTAAAGTagagccaggcccaggagcaggttcatgaggaggttctcctccttccccaccccggGTACCTGCAGATCAGGAGCATAGGGGTGAAGTacaaacaaaactaaaacaaaatGTTTCTTAGGAAACTAAAAAAGGAGGTGCAGTCTATAACAATCTCCTTGCTCATGGTCTATGGACTCCACAAGGCCCCAAAAATGGCAGGATTCTTGGGACTCTGAATCGATACAATCTAAGTTTGTACAGGACTGCTCGGATGCAACACCCATCCACCCAGATCCCTGATGTTaagggggaggactcctccatagagggacGTCACTGGGGACATCTGTAACAAGGCACGCTAAGGCGTATCCGGGCAGCAGCCACGAAGGCAAGGAAGTGGAAGGAGTGCAGCAGTAGCTCATATAGGAAACCCCACCATGCAGAATGAAAGCATGGAGGGCATTTCCCCGAGACAGCTCTGGCTCCATAGAGAGgaactcctctccatgcaccacctCATTTATATACCCATTACCGATATACAAATTGGTGACATTGGCCTGAAGCATAAGACTGAAGAGAACCAATGCCATCACACTTTTATCACTTTAAAGATAAAATTCTCCATTCATCAGTCTTCTCCCTTCAAACCACAGAGTACCAGTCCATGTCTTCACCCATACTTCACCTCCCACACTGCAGTGAATTAAGATCATCCTGAAGTGCTCTTGCCCAAAGCCAACACAGCTGATAGACCAAATAGCTTTGCTCTGTGTTGTAACAAATCTATGATTCCATACTGCCTTCCCACTTGCTTTCAGATTCACATTGAACACTGTATTCTTCAACCAGGCCTTTCTTCATCGCCCCTGAATTCCCTTTTTGTTTTCTGTGAAACATTCAGATTCTGAACAGCCTGATATACGAGTTGCTGCTCACAAAAGTTTAAGTTGAACTTGCATACCCTATGAAGTATACTGTAATGTGGGATTTTGAGATATGCAAGAAATGGCCCAGAATAAATTAAATCAAACCTTGGATCCAGATATTCCCTTCCATGAGGAAGTGTTCAGGTTGCACTAGATCCTTCTAGAAGGCACAGCCACAGTTAGAATCAGAAAGAAATACTGTATGTGAGCACATTCTAATATGCTGTGGCTTGTCATGTCTTAAGCATACAAAGGCAACACCACCTCCCTAAAATATTAAAAGATTCTTTTACTGACCACTAAGTTAAAAATAGCCTTGAAATGAAGATAATTTGTCCAGAATATCTAGAACCAAGGTTTGATTTAATTTGTCTATAGATTAAACTATGCAACAATACATTGTTTAAGTTAGATGAAAATTGCTAATATACTTTCGACAATATGTTATTAAATAGAATGCACTATTTATTTGCAACTTGAATTGATGCTATAACTAACTCTTTCCCACCATGTTCTTTTATATGCCCCAAATGCAAGCATTACATTCTGTGCAGTTTAAACTCATTTTCTCTCACTCACCTGGACTATCGGTGTGGTCATCCCTCCATTCTGCCAAATCCAGTGAATTGTTGGAATAAATCCATACACAGACACGCAGCAAAAGATGAATGCACGCAGGCTGTACCACTGCTGAGTGAGGTAATGCGGATGTATTTGTGCAAAGAATACTGCCAGTATCATAGCCAGCACCATTATTAAGTACACCTGTCGCCAATACTAagcacaaaaaaacacaaacaagaCTTATACAAATTTTTGAACTATTAAAAATGCTTCAGGGTTGGAAACCTCACTCTGCATTGAAAAAGTCGAGTAATTCAATTACTCTGGCACTCTCGCAATTGAATGTGGTAGCATATTTATGAAAGTAGTGATAAGCAGTAGATTTGTTTGCAAAAATGCAATGATCTAATTTGGGATAATTTGCATTTAAAGTACCCCAAAAAATCTTATTTACAGAGCATCTTTCATGCAATGaaagcacttcacaggaacattgcaAGTATGACACAAAAGCGCATATGGAGATATTAGGTCACATGACCAAAAGCTTataaacatacaaacatatgaataggaGGATTAGGAGTAAGCCACTCAATCCTtcctgcctgctctgccattcaaggagatcatggtggctgatctgattgtaacctcaactccacattcccatcaACCTCCCccactcccgataacctttcatccccttgctcatcatgaatctatctacctctgccttaaaattacTCAAAAATTCTGCTTcaaccgccttttgaggaagaaagttccattgACTTTCAAACTTCAGAGAAATAATTTTTCTCCATCTCTGACCTAAATGGGAGAGCCCTCTCCACATCaagcctgtcaaaacccctcaggacctTTTAAGTTTGCTCAAAAGAGGTAgcttttaaggagtgtcttgaaggaggaaagtgaggtagaggtACAGGGAGGGTACTCTAGAGCTTGGGGTCTAGGCACTGAAGGCATGACGACCAAGGCTGGAGCAATTACAATTGGGGATGCCTAaagggccagaattagaggagtgcagatatctcaagagagttgtggagctggaggagattacagagatatgaaGGGATAATTCCATGCAGGAATTTtaaaacaaggttgagaattttaaaatcaagatgttgcttgaacaGAGTCAATGAACATCGGGGGTTATAAGGGAATGGGAGTTAAATGTGatttaagacatgggcagcagagctttggatgatctcaagtttatgAGAGTAGAATGtgtgagggcagcgcggtggcgcagtgctaCCTcacggcccaggttcgatcccagctctgggtcactgtccatgtagagcttgcacattctccctgtgtttgcgtgggttttgcccccacaacccaaagatgtgcaggctaggtggattggccacactaaattgccccttaattggaaaaatgaattgggtatcctaaatttatttttaaaaatgagagtAGAAGGTGGGAGTTAAGACAGGAGGGCTTTGGAATAGTTGAGTTGTGTggaaacaaaggcatgaatgagggtttcgctGTATCCAATGGGCTGAGACAGGTGAAGtcatggaggtggaaataggcagtcttagtggCGGTGCGGATATGAGCTGGGAAGCTCATCTAAGGGTAAAATATGGTGCCAAGGTCACAAACAGACTGGTTTAGCTGAAACTGTGGGCCGAGGGAGGGATCAATAGCTAGGGGCAGAGTTTGGagtaaggattataagagataattTAATCTTAGCAGTTTAAATGTACTACAAGGTGTTATTCCCCAACTACATCATATTTGAGAGGGGCGCTTCTCCTGTTAGCAAGCAATACATTTCCCAATGTGACCCTGTGGTTTTGCTTATCTGTGGCTAGATATGGCATGAATTTCAATCAGGGTTTAATTATGATTTGGTTAGTAAAGAGAAATGTCAAAAATTACTGTTAATCATCGTGTGAAATCAACCCATTCAAAGCTTAAGCATATTGAGCAAAGAAAACTCACCTCATTACAGTAAAAGGCATAGAACACTGCAGGGACATAGCAGCCTAAGATCCCAATGGCAATACCAGCATAATCGAGGGCCATCCAGCACCGATTTGCTTTCTCAGAGCGATGGCAGCAGAATAGGTGATATCCCACTGAACATAACATGCAAACCTACAAACCAAATACAAGGAAAAGAAATGTAAGAACACTTAAATGATTTCAATGGGTGTTCAGTTTACAACCTTTAAGCAAATCTTAAAACTATATTGTAGTGATGTAAGTAAACAGCTTCTGTCATAAGCAGGATATACTATTCTGCACATCATACCAATTTAAAACCAGGCAACTATCTCTGTCCCTCACCACTTTAAAGAATGGCCCATAATAGGAAAATTGCAAACATTTCTAGATGCAATTGGGAAGCAAAGGGATGGGGCACCTAGAAATGAGGTGAGCCAATTTACAATTGAAAATGAAGGAACAGTGGGGATGCTCATGTTTTTTACCTAATTTTTTAAACAGAGGGCTGAAGCTTTTGAGCAGTATCAAACAATGCAATTTAACGCTAGGTTCATGCCTCAAGCTCTTAACAACATAATAGATTGCTTTGCTTCTCTGAATCCTGTGCCAAGTCCCATAATTGGTAAACACATTGGAAAGAGCACAACTGCTAAAGGGATTTGCACTATCTAGGCCTGACACATTCCAGTCATCTATGCGGATCAATAATCAGTCAGCAATTAATTCTGGCAAAGCCACTCCGTGGCATACCTGCAGTCTTCAGCAGCACCTGGCAGTTACATATTCTGAAAAATGTACACAGTTCCCATGAAGCAAGGCCTAGAGAACTTAACGTCATCTTTGTCCAGGCAAGTTTGGCTGAGGACACCTCTAACTAGGCCTTGCTCAATGTTCAGAGCCATGCCATGGGCCCTATTTGTACCTAGATTTATAGGTTGTACTGAATACCAACAAGCATCATTGATAATTTCACTTGTTTTCTTATCCTCATCACATATTCTTGTCCTCATCACAAGTGGTAAGAAGTGTATACCTCTCAGAGAAACCCAGAACCATCCTCCCCTGTGGAGGGTCACTTCTCACTCCTTCACTATGCCTCTGGGTGACCACCTCTGCAATGCATCTCACAGAAGTCTTTCTTCCAATATTTAGTGCAGAGTGTAGCCAGCTGGTCCTGCAACTCATTGATCTTCTGCTCAATCAAAACACCTTGATCATGgttaagaacacaagaaataggac
This genomic interval carries:
- the paqr3a gene encoding progestin and adipoQ receptor family member 3a isoform X5 — its product is MGSKCPILSLTAHQKNIPQVCMLCSVGYHLFCCHRSEKANRCWMALDYAGIAIGILGCYVPAVFYAFYCNEYWRQVYLIMVLAMILAVFFAQIHPHYLTQQWYSLRAFIFCCVSVYGFIPTIHWIWQNGGMTTPIVQAFVPRVFVMYLMGAVAFFLYITKIPERYFPGQLNYLGSSHQCWHVLVVLMFYWWHQTGVYITQYRHNQPCSQLMNT